The DNA window GCGTACTTGCATGGGGTGCAAGGGGTCGGAAGTTCGAGTCTTCTCGCCCCGACATAGAAAGACAAGGGTTTCAGAAGGTTCTGAAACCCTTTCTTTTTTCTGGTTTAAACATAGTTTAAACAATTTGATGAAATTTTGTTTTTTTAAAGCTCTGCGTGGTGAATTCTTCATAAGTAGGTTTGTCGCCAAAAATCAAACAAAAACCTAGTCGGGGTTTACTGAAACTGAGATGGCGACCATTTGTCCGAAATATAATAGTCACGCTATTACTGGTGACAGAATGGTAACGTGTTTTCCTTGTGATTCTTTCATTATTCTTTTCATTGATTAAACTTGACTTTTTGATGCCAGATAAGATTCTGAGCGCTTGGGTAGAAGTGCTTGTCAGAGGGCAGTAGTATTTGTTTTCCTTTAAACTGCTTTATTGAAAAAGGGCTCACTGACTCTTCTGTGAATCTTTCCGATACTATCACTATATAATTTTCATTTATTGTGATCAAGCCACGGTCAAAAGCCCGATGCATGTTTGGACTTAATGCCAATCCATTTGTGATTGTGTCATCATGCGATTCGCTGAATGGTACAATATGGCACGCATCAACCATAGATAAAGTAAATGTTGCGCTGATGTTCAGTCCACTGATACAGCAAGTATTATTATAGATTTTTGGCACGACCCTTTTGAAGACATTCCCACGAATGAAAACCTCTTCATTATAAGTATCAACCTCAAGTTTTTCCTGCATTTTTTCCAGCTTCTCTTTGTAGGTCGCCGGCTTTTCTGTGAGTATATCGCTTGTTATTTCTGAAATGTAATCTTTCCCTGCATGCGCCTGAGATTTATTATATGGGAAATATTTGTTCAATATTGATAACCGAAGAACTTCACGGCTTTCTCTTTGAGACAGACAAAAGAAAAGCTCTTTATCTAATAATGCATATTCGATAGCACTATTCAGGTTCGCAAATGATTCAAGGGAGTATTTGGCTTTAACAATCAGATCGTACCCAGACTTTGGAATCAATTTCCAAAAAGGTTCACTTTTCATATAAAAGAATGGCATGGCAAACTTCATGGTGTGCTTTGTAATAACAAAGTTTGACCAATTACTTTTAAATGAGGCGACCAGATCCGGTGTAATGAATATCTTCTCATCGACAATTAATCCTTGCTCAACATTCTCAATCAGTGATAATAGCAGAATTGGTTTATGAGGCGCACCACCAAAGCTATAATCCCTTCTCAGATTCGTGAAACAATGTATATAATATGCTAAATTCTTTTTGACTGACATTATCGGCGTTTGTTGAGTATTAATGCTTCTTCCAAGTCATTTTGATAAGTATATATAATAAATCATTCCTGTCAAAGGCATGCATTACATCATAACTAATTGTGACTTGCTTTTTCCCAATATCATTTCTAAACGATAAAAAAAATACAGTAAGCGATAAGAATATTTAAAGTGAAGTAATTACTTTCTGATAGAAATTTATTCTCATAAATACGCAGAATTAGGTTTGAACAGAACCGAAGTTAATTAGATTAATGCGATTAACTCGTAATTACGAACCAATATGGAATTATCCATTGAAAACATTTTCATTATGCCATTGAATATAACTCGCTTCAGGCTTGTCTAAAAAGCGTTCAGGTAGAATTTGTAAGGCTTTGCCATGGAATTGATAATACTCCCGACCATTATCAAATTCCTCCTTTATTCGTTTACTTACCTCGACTTTTTAATCCTTCGTAAATGTGATGTAACCAGAATCGTAGAGTTTATGTAAATCCGCTCTAAGCAAAATTCCATTCGAAATATGATTTGGTCCAGATTCGGCAAACGGTTTAATATGTGCAGCTTCAAGAACTGGCAATGTCTTTTCACCTGTTACAGAACACTTCCGATAATAAGCATCAGTTAGCTGAACCCTAAATGCCCCTTGACCTAGCCTGACCTTCGTCAAGTATTTGCGAGTGTAATCAGATCCTGGATCCTCAAGAATAAGTTGACTTTTGCTATTTTCAGCCCGTTCAAAAAGCCTATATTCCTGAAGGAGCATCTCAACCCTCTCCCAGAGCTTTCTGCCGATTTCATTTTCGCAGCTATAAGATTTTCCCTGAACAATACTTCTACTCCAGTCCTCCGGAACGGGGATCCAGTCTTCAGGTTTGAAGAATATCGGATCGGTAAGAACGATGCAGCCAATATTAGGATTATCTGAAAACAGATTGTCCCCAGACCGATAACCCATTATTTTCTTTTTGAATTGAATAAGAGAATGTAAGCCATTTCTTTCACCGAAAATGTCCCAGGCGATATCAATTGGCAGAATTGAATGCGAAGAAAAGAACCCAATACCGGCAATAGAATTATATGGACTTTTTAATTTAAAGAGAAAAGGTGCACCTGGAGCAAGCACTCTAAAATGTGAGTTGCCGCCTGGTTGCCAGAAATTGATATCCTCATTTTCCTTTTTTGAAAGAAACTGGAACCATTCAACATCTGTAACACCCAGATAGAATTTCATAAGGACATACTTTCTTCCTCAAAAATAGGATAAATTGACGAATAACGTATATGATGACGGAATTCTTTAATGAGAAGCTCTTATTGATGAATAAAGATTCCTTCATCAGAACTGTTTTGTTTGCATTTGTTGCGAAATATTATTTTCTCAATGCCAAGCACTGCCAAACAACGTCAAGTACTGCCAGCCCGCGCCGGAAGTGTAAAAAGGAAATTCTTCTGAATTAATTTTGGGCAAAACAAGAAGCCCATGCCCGGAAAAGTTAAAACGCTGTCAGAAATTGCTAGTGAATATGGTGTTCACCGTAACACATTAAAAAATTGGCTGAAACCTATCTGGAATTCCCTTCACATTAATGGAAGGCGAAGTCTGCTTGACTGGCAAACGAAGTTGATCTATGACTTTCTGGATACGCCTGAAACATCTATTGATAATCAGTAATGGCGATTTCATTCTGTCACTTTTCTTTTTGATCACTTTTCTGATCATTATTTTGATCATCCTTATTTACACCTGCTGAGTAGTTTCCAATTGCATCTCTTAAGGCCTTAGTCAGAGCTTCACGGTTCTTCGGATCAAGTGATTTGAACACATTATTGATTTCTTTTTGTACCGGATCCTGATCATTATTCGGATCAAATTTCTTTGACATCAGAAACAATCCAACAACCGTAATGACGCTCGGCAGGAATGGCATCAGCTTATCCATTAATGTTTTTTCATCTTTTTTGTGGGAC is part of the Bacteroidota bacterium genome and encodes:
- a CDS encoding HNH endonuclease yields the protein MSVKKNLAYYIHCFTNLRRDYSFGGAPHKPILLLSLIENVEQGLIVDEKIFITPDLVASFKSNWSNFVITKHTMKFAMPFFYMKSEPFWKLIPKSGYDLIVKAKYSLESFANLNSAIEYALLDKELFFCLSQRESREVLRLSILNKYFPYNKSQAHAGKDYISEITSDILTEKPATYKEKLEKMQEKLEVDTYNEEVFIRGNVFKRVVPKIYNNTCCISGLNISATFTLSMVDACHIVPFSESHDDTITNGLALSPNMHRAFDRGLITINENYIVIVSERFTEESVSPFSIKQFKGKQILLPSDKHFYPSAQNLIWHQKVKFNQ
- a CDS encoding HNH endonuclease signature motif containing protein, with amino-acid sequence MKFYLGVTDVEWFQFLSKKENEDINFWQPGGNSHFRVLAPGAPFLFKLKSPYNSIAGIGFFSSHSILPIDIAWDIFGERNGLHSLIQFKKKIMGYRSGDNLFSDNPNIGCIVLTDPIFFKPEDWIPVPEDWSRSIVQGKSYSCENEIGRKLWERVEMLLQEYRLFERAENSKSQLILEDPGSDYTRKYLTKVRLGQGAFRVQLTDAYYRKCSVTGEKTLPVLEAAHIKPFAESGPNHISNGILLRADLHKLYDSGYITFTKD